The following coding sequences lie in one Flagellimonas eckloniae genomic window:
- the yihA gene encoding ribosome biogenesis GTP-binding protein YihA/YsxC: protein MKITSAEFVMSNSNVAKCPNEPLPEYAFIGRSNVGKSSLINMLMERKSLAKTSGRPGKTQLINHFKVNENWFLVDLPGYGYARVSKKDKKVFQKYITEYFEKREQLVSAFVLVDIRHDPQPVDLEFMEWLGTNGIPFAIIFTKADKLKPAVVEKQAQTYLQKLLDGVWEEAPPHFITSSSNRAGRIELLGYIDAINKEHFAS from the coding sequence CAATGTGGCCAAATGCCCCAATGAACCCTTACCGGAATACGCCTTTATTGGACGGTCCAATGTTGGGAAATCTTCTTTGATCAATATGCTCATGGAGCGCAAAAGTTTGGCCAAAACCTCTGGTAGACCTGGAAAGACCCAGCTTATTAACCATTTTAAGGTTAATGAAAATTGGTTCTTGGTAGATTTGCCCGGTTACGGGTATGCTCGGGTTTCCAAAAAAGATAAAAAGGTTTTTCAAAAGTACATTACGGAGTATTTTGAAAAACGCGAACAACTGGTTTCTGCTTTTGTTTTGGTTGATATTAGACATGATCCGCAACCGGTAGATCTGGAATTTATGGAGTGGTTGGGAACCAATGGCATTCCATTTGCGATAATCTTTACCAAAGCGGACAAGCTTAAACCAGCAGTGGTTGAAAAACAGGCACAGACCTATCTACAGAAATTATTGGATGGCGTTTGGGAAGAAGCTCCTCCACATTTTATTACATCATCTTCCAACCGTGCTGGGCGTATTGAACTGTTGGGTTATATTGACGCTATAAATAAAGAGCACTTTGCCTCTTAA
- a CDS encoding DUF2200 domain-containing protein — protein MKVTAEKNEKLATMIFASIYPHYLNRLEKNGRTKEELNQVIEWFTGFDQDALQALIDEKATFRTFFQKAKIHPNAHLIKGVVCGYRIEEIADEFELYKQCRRMEKLIDELARGRKMEKILREEKK, from the coding sequence ATGAAAGTTACAGCTGAAAAAAATGAAAAGCTTGCCACTATGATATTTGCATCCATTTATCCACATTACCTGAATAGGTTGGAGAAAAATGGAAGAACAAAAGAAGAGCTCAATCAAGTAATTGAATGGTTCACTGGTTTTGATCAAGATGCTTTACAAGCACTTATTGATGAGAAAGCAACCTTTAGAACATTTTTTCAAAAAGCTAAAATACATCCAAACGCACACCTGATCAAAGGAGTGGTTTGTGGTTATCGAATTGAAGAAATAGCCGATGAATTTGAATTGTATAAACAATGTAGACGCATGGAAAAGTTGATTGATGAATTGGCAAGAGGTCGTAAAATGGAGAAAATTTTGCGTGAAGAAAAAAAGTGA